The window GGAGTCGAGGTCGTCGGCGAAGTGCCGGAACCCGTGCCGCTCCTGATGGATCCCCCACAAGGTGTCCGCGAGGACGGCGGGGTCCTTCCTGTGGTGTCCGGCGACGATCGCGCCGGGGACGATCAGCTGGGCGACATGGATGCCCTCGCCGCCGAGCGCGTCGTGCAGCAGATGGCCGTACGCGCTCTCCGCGGCGAAGGCGATGGACGTACCGGCGCGGTCGGGGTGAGGGACGGCTGCGGTGCCGCCGTTGACGAAGAGGACGGTGCCGCGGCCCAGGGCGCGCATTCCGGGGAGCACCTGCTGTACGGCGACGACGGGACCGTAGACGGAGAACTCCACCGGGCCGGTGAGGTCGGCGTGGGTGGTTTCCAGGACCGGCAGCATGAAGTCCCGTTGCGGGATCGGGCTGTACTGCAGGACCTCGACCGGCCCCAGCGTCGCGTTCGCCGCGTCGAGGGCGGCCGCGAGGGCCTTCGGGTCCCGTACGTCGGCGGCGAAGCCCCTGGCGGTGACGCCCTCGCGGCCCAGCTCGGCGGCGAGGGCGTTCGTCCGTTCGTGGTCGCGGGCGATGAGCGCGACGTCGAAGCCCTCGCGCCCGAAGCGCCGCGCGACGGCAGCACCCAGTCCGGGTCCGGCTCCGATGATTGCGATGCTGGTCATGGTCTTCCTCGATCTCCCGGGTCGGTTCGGCATGGGGGCATCGCCCCTGCTCAACGCCCTGTGAACCGCCGGCCGGAGCCGTCGTCGGCCCTGCGTCGCAGCAGCGCCGAGAGATGGTGCTGCATCGGCTCGCCGACAGCCTCCAAGTCGTGGTCGAACGTGAGCGTGTCGTCGTCGGTCAGCGTGTAGCGGCGGCGGGTGGCGTCGACCTTCTTGGCGGTGGGGGCGAGAGCGACCTCGTGGGTGGAGAGGTCGACGGTCTTGTCGGCCGCACGGCCGACCATGATCTCGGCGATGCCGGTGGGCTGCGTGATCAGCGCCTCCACCCGGCCGTCGGGCTGCAGCCGCCACCAGCCGCTCTCGCGGGCCGACGGACGCAGCGGAACGTCGTCGGCGTCGATCAGCCAGGCCCTGGCCTCGTAACGCAGGAAGGGGCGGCCGTCATGACTGAAGGTCACCTCCTGCGCGTACGCGAAGTCCCCGGTGAGCGTGGGGTAGCCGCCCCGACCCCGGCCGTGCCAGGAACCCAGGAGGCCGAGCACGGGTTCGAGCAGGGCGTGCGGCGTCGGCGCCCCGTCCGGCTGGTGGCCGTCGGGGTACGGGTGCTCGGGTGCGGGGTCGAACACGGTGTGCGCTCCTGGGGTGGGTGCCGGTTCCGGTGCCGACCGGAAGCCTAGGGGGTCGACCCACTCGGCGCGCTGAAAGCGGTGGGGTGGACGCGAACGCGGCGGGCGTGAACGCAGTGGCGGGACGCGAACGCAGTGGCGGGACGCGAACGCAGTGGGGGTGGGCGCCGTTTGCACGACGCCCACCCCTACCTACCTACCGCTGACTGGACCCGCTGTTGGGGGTCAGCTGCACCTGCGTCCGGAGTTGATGCACTGGACCATCTTGTCCTGCACCTTCTTGTCGAACACGTTGATGAAGTCGCCGTGGTCTGTGATCGGCTTGTGCGCCTGCTCGGGGAACCCGTCCAGGGAGAAGAACGGACGGGTCTTCCCGTTGTCCTTCAGGCTGGGCGCGTCCACGTCGTACACGAGCCGCTGAACCAGCTGCGGAATGGCCTTGAAGCCGGCCGGGCAGTTGCCCTTGGCGTCGGCGAAGGCCACGTGCGTACGGTGGTTGGCGCTGTCGATGTTGGTGCCGTCCCAGCAGCTCTGGAACTTGAAGGTGCGCACCACGTCCCGGCCCGACGGGCAGAGGGGGTACTTGTCCTTCAGCTGCACCTTGCTCTCGAAGCCCGTGCAGCTCCAGGAGGCGTTGGCGTTGGCCGGGCCGTTCGTGAAGGCCTTGGCGTCACCGGTGATGATGCGCAGGAGCTGGGGCATCGCCACGACCTTGCCGCGGGGGCTGCCCACGAAGTCCAGCGTGGCCTGCTTGGCCGTCAGGATGCGGCCGGTGTTGCCCTCGGCCCCACCGCCCAGCCTGTCGGCGTCGAACTCCTTGGTGCCGTCCTGCAGGCGCAGCACCGGCCAGTAGTAGGACGACTTGTCGCCCTTGTTCTTGCAACTGGTGTTGGCCTTCAGGAAGTCCTGGTCGCTGGTGAAGGCGTCGTTGTCCTGGCTGCCGACGTAGTCGTGCACGTGGTGGGCGCCGTTGGTGACACCGGGCGCGACGATGACGTTGTCGCTGTTGTACAGCTTGTTGGCGTTCACCCCGCACTTGGTGACGAAGGTGCCCTTGGACGCCTTCGACGACTTGCGCGGCGTGCTCACGTTGGGCTTGACCTTGGTGATGTCCACGAAGTCGGCGGCGACGGGCCCGTTGCCCGCGGCGGGCTGGCCGGCGGCCGGCTGACCGGAGGGCTGACCCGAGGCCGGCTGACCGGAGGCGGGCTGGCCGGAGGGCTGACCCGCGGCGGGCTGGTTGCCGGTGGAGCGCAACGTACAGGGCGCCAGCGCCTCAAGACCCTGCGGCTTGGTGCCCACACGGCCGATGGCGATGACGATCCGGTCGATCGTGGCCTTCCGCTTGTCCTTCAGCGGATTCACGATCGCGTTCTGCGCGAAGTTGGCGTCCTGCTGAATCGCCTGCTGGGAGGTGGAGAGGCGCTGGTAGGCCTCGGACACCTGCTTGTCGAGCAGGGCGAGTTCCCTGTCGACCTGGGTTCGGGCCTTGGCGGGCACCGCCTTCAACTGCTGGCCGACGTCGGGGCAGTCGATCGTGGAGGATCCGGCCGCCAACGCCTGGTTCTGGGCCGTGCCCTTCGCTGCGCCGGTTTCGTCGGCAGAGGCATAGATGTTGGCCGCGACGAGTCCGCCGGCCCCCATGGCCAGTGCCGCCGCAGCGCCCACCACCCGAACGGTGGTCTTCGACTTCTTCCGCGTGTTGCGTCTCATCAGGCCTCTCTGAACATCCTCGGAACCGGCGGGACTTCCGGTGTGGGCGAAGCTCTCCTTTGATACGGATGTGGTCGCAGGATGTTCACTGAATTCTCAGATTCATAGTTTCCTCCACCCGCAATCCGGGCATAGGAGCCGGACTCGGGCGCCGGAACAACCACGTTCTCCACGGGCGATCCATGACCTTCACCCGTTCACCGCCCGGGACGGCGGAGTACCGCTCAACCGAAAACGGGGCAAAGCCACAGGCAAACCTCGGTGGGGCTGCCAGTTTCGTTCTGGTCGCCGACCTCATGAGCGGCCGCGGGATGCGCAGCCACGGCGAGGTGATGGTGCGCGTCGCGACGCTCGTTCACGTCGGCGATGTTCAGTGCGGGGCGTGACAGTACTGTCGTCGCCATGACTGACAAATCGCTGCGTTCTGTCACCATCGAGCGGGCCGGCCCGGGCCGGTTCACCGTGACCAATGCCCGCGGGGGCACGCTGAGCTTCGGCACCGGTGAGGGTGCCGACTTCACGCCGGTCGAGTTGTTCCTCGCGGCGATCGGCGGCTGTACCGCGGTCGACGTGGAGGTCGCCACGAGTCGGCACGAGGAACCGACCACGTTCTCCGTCGCCGTGACCGGCAACAAGGTCGAGGACGAGAGCGGCAACCGGATGTCGAACCTCGAGGTCACCTTCTCTGTCGCGTTCCCGGACGGGCCGTCGGGGGAACGCGCCCGCACCATCCTGCCCCGAGCCGTGAAGACTTCGCACGACCGGCTCTGCACGGTCAGCCGCACCGTCGAGGCGGGCACACCGGTCAGCGCGACCGTGTCCGACAGGGCTGACGGCGCCTGACGTCCGAAGACGGCGCCGGAGCCGGCTGATCGGCCGGCTCCGGCGCCGCACGCGTGGCCGGCCCCGCAGCCGATCGTCACCCGCCCAGCCCACGCCCGGTGGGGCGACGATCCTCGATCTACAGGCGGCCGGTGGGGTGTTCGGAGCCGCTGACGATCAGATCACCGAGAGCCTGCGCGCCGCCCTGAAGTCGGCGGTCTCGCTGGCTCGTGCCCACGTCGTCCAGGGTGAGGGCGACAGCGCCGAGGCCGTCGTGGAGTTGTTGCAGTGTGCGGGCGCCGAAGACCGGGGCGACCACACCGGGATGAGGGCCACCTGGTCATGGAAGTCGTACGTCGGGCTCATGGGAAGTGATTCCAATCGTGGGTCGGCAGGTCAGGGGCGCAACAGCGTCTTGATGGCGCGGCGTTCGTCCATGGCCCGGTAGCCCTCGGCGGCCTCGTCCAGCGGCAGCGTCAGGTCGAAGACCTTGCCGGGTTCGATACGGCCGTCGAGGACGCGGTCGATCAGGTCGGGCAGGAAGTGACGTACCGGCGCGGGGCCGCCGCGCAGGCCGACGTGGGAGAAGAACAGCTCCTGGCCGTCGATGGCCACGTCGTGCGGGACGCCGACGAAGCCGACGTTGCCGCCGGGGCGAGTGGCCCGGACGGCCTGCCGCATCGACTCCTGCGTACCGACGCACTCCAGGACGGAGTCGGCACCGATGCCGCCTGTGAGTTCCTTGACAAGGGCCACGCCCGCCTCACCGCGCTCGGCGACGACGTCGGTCGCGCCGAATTCGCTCGCCAGCCGCTGCCGGGAGACGTGCCGGCTCATGGCGATGACGCGCTCGGCGCCGAGTTCCCGGGCGGCGATGACCCCGGACAGGCCGACCGCGCCGTCACCGACCACCACCACGGTGGAGCCGGGCTTCACCTCGGCGGCGACGGCCGCGTACCAGCCGGTGCCCATCACGTCGGAGAGCGTGAGCAGACTCGGCACGAACTTCTCGTCGGGCTGCCCGTCGAGAGCGACGAGGGTGCCGTCGGCGAGCGGGATACGGATGTACTCGGCCTGGCAGCCGCCCACGAACTCCTTGTGCGGACAGGAGGTTTGATAGCCGGCGCGGCAGATCGGGCAGGTGTTGTCGGAGGCGAAGAAGGAGCCGATGACGAACTGTCCCGGCTTGATGTCCTTCACCTCGGCGCAGGTCTCCTCGACCACGCCGACGTACTCGTGGCCGATCGGCGTGGGCCGGGCGACCTCGTTGATGCCGCGGTAGTCCCACAGGTCGGAGCCGCACACACAGGCGGCGACGGTCCGGATGATCGCGTCGGTGGGGGCGAGGATCTTCGGTTCGGGGAGGTTCTCCACCCGGATGTCACCGGGGGCGTGGATCACGGTTGCGCGCATGGCTCGTTCCAGAGTGAGGGGAAGGTTGAGTTGAACGGGGTGGGAGGACGTCGGCTGCCGGAGCCGGGCGGGGTCAGGCCGGTGGAACCAGTCGGCCGTTCCGTCAGCTCGCACGGCGGCTCGCACGTCAACTCGCCCGGCGGCGTGGGCAGCGCGTCGAGGTCATTCGGTCTGCCGCGCCCCGGTCGCAGCGGACGCCGAAGCGCTGGCTCCTGTCAGCTGTGATCAGTACGAGGTACGCGTGCTGGTACGTCGGCCGCCGTACTCGGCGTCGGTGACGTGCTCCAGCCAGTCGACCTCGTCGCCCTCCCACAGGGCGATGTGCTCCATGAACTGGTCCGGGGTCGCGCCGTGCCAGTGCTCCTCGCCGGGCGGGCAGCCGATGGTGTCGCCCGGGTGGGCCTCGATGATCACTCCGTCCCGGGTGCCGACCAGGGCGACCCCGGACACGACGTGCAGGGTCTGGCCCAGGCCGTGGCTGTGCCAGGCGGTCCGGGCGCCGGGAGCGAAGCGGACCATGTTGGCCCGCGCCCGGGATGGCTCCTCGCCCCGGTGGATCACATCCGCCCAGGCATCGCCGGTGAACATCTGCGCGGGCAGCTTCATGGTCGCGGGCCGCTTGAGGATCTCCATGGTGGTACGTGCTCCTTGAGCCGGCCGCCGCTGGGCGGCCGCAGTGGGTGAACCTGTGTGTGGGAAGGGGTCAGGCCGTGCGGAACACTTCGCGGGCCACCGTCAGAGCGGACATGGCCTTCGGCCAGCCGGCGTAGAACGCCATGTGCGTGATCGTCTCGATCAGCTCCGCCTCGGTGACGCCGTTCTGCCTGGCCAGGGGGATGTGGAAGGTGAGCTGTTCGCTGCTGCCGCTGGTGATGAGGCCGGCCACGGTCACCAGGCTGCGGTCTCTCGGCGACAGTTCCGGGCTCTTCCACGCCTGCCCGAACAGCACGTCCTCGCTGTAGCCGGCCAGCGCGGGAGCGATGTCACCGAACAGCTCCCGCGGTCCGGGCTGGGTCTTCTCCGTCATCGTTCGTGTCCTTTCACATGCCGCGGCGGCGCGGTGCCAGGGGTTTCGTTCCGCCCGGAAACGGCGGACGCCGCCACCCTGACGACCGGGCCGACCGGCCTCGCACCGATCGCGCCGAGACCGATGAAACCGCAGGTCACACATGCGTGGAAGGACTCGTTGATACGTGTACTGGCAGTACACCCCTCGGCCGGAGACACCACCGGACAAGCCGACGTAGCCTCGAAGACATGGACAACCGGAGCGAGGTACGCGAGTTCCTGACCAGCCGCCGCGCCAAGATCACGCCCCAGCAGGCGGGGCTGCCCGCGTACAGCGGCAACCGGCGCGTCAAAGGGCTGCGCAGGGAAGAGGTCGCGCTGCTCGCCGGTGTCAGCGCCGAGTACTACGCCCGCCTGGAGCGCGGCAACCTCTCCGGCGTCTCCGAGACCGTCATCGACTCACTCGCCCGAGCCCTCCAGCTCGACGAGGCCGAGCGCGCCCACCTCGACGACCTCGCGCGCACCGCCAACACCACTCGCCGGCCGGCGCGCCGACGGGCGCCGCAGCCGATCCGTGCGAGCCTGCAGCACCTGCTCGACGCGATGACCGAGGCCCCGGCGTTCATCCGCAACGGCCGCCTCGACATCCTCGCCACCAACCGACTCGGCCGCGCCCTGTACGACCCGGTGTTCGCCGACCCCGCCCGGCCCGTGAACCTCGCCCGGTACGAGTTCCTCAACCCCGGTGCGGCCGACTTCCTGCCGCAGCTGGAGCGCCAGGCCGCCGGAGCGGTGGCGCTGCTGCGCACCGAGGCGGGACGCGACCCGTACAACCGGGACCTGACCGACCTCATCGGCGAACTCTCCACCCGCAGCGAGAAGTTCCGCACGCTGTGGGCGGCCCATGACGTGCGCCTGCACCAGACCGGCATCAAGCACTTCCATCACCCGGCCGTCGGCGAACTCTCGCTCCCCTTCGAGGCCATGCCCATCCCGACGGACCCCGGCCTCACCCTCACCGCCCT is drawn from Streptomyces liliifuscus and contains these coding sequences:
- a CDS encoding DUF1996 domain-containing protein, with the translated sequence MRRNTRKKSKTTVRVVGAAAALAMGAGGLVAANIYASADETGAAKGTAQNQALAAGSSTIDCPDVGQQLKAVPAKARTQVDRELALLDKQVSEAYQRLSTSQQAIQQDANFAQNAIVNPLKDKRKATIDRIVIAIGRVGTKPQGLEALAPCTLRSTGNQPAAGQPSGQPASGQPASGQPSGQPAAGQPAAGNGPVAADFVDITKVKPNVSTPRKSSKASKGTFVTKCGVNANKLYNSDNVIVAPGVTNGAHHVHDYVGSQDNDAFTSDQDFLKANTSCKNKGDKSSYYWPVLRLQDGTKEFDADRLGGGAEGNTGRILTAKQATLDFVGSPRGKVVAMPQLLRIITGDAKAFTNGPANANASWSCTGFESKVQLKDKYPLCPSGRDVVRTFKFQSCWDGTNIDSANHRTHVAFADAKGNCPAGFKAIPQLVQRLVYDVDAPSLKDNGKTRPFFSLDGFPEQAHKPITDHGDFINVFDKKVQDKMVQCINSGRRCS
- a CDS encoding zinc-dependent alcohol dehydrogenase family protein, which codes for MRATVIHAPGDIRVENLPEPKILAPTDAIIRTVAACVCGSDLWDYRGINEVARPTPIGHEYVGVVEETCAEVKDIKPGQFVIGSFFASDNTCPICRAGYQTSCPHKEFVGGCQAEYIRIPLADGTLVALDGQPDEKFVPSLLTLSDVMGTGWYAAVAAEVKPGSTVVVVGDGAVGLSGVIAARELGAERVIAMSRHVSRQRLASEFGATDVVAERGEAGVALVKELTGGIGADSVLECVGTQESMRQAVRATRPGGNVGFVGVPHDVAIDGQELFFSHVGLRGGPAPVRHFLPDLIDRVLDGRIEPGKVFDLTLPLDEAAEGYRAMDERRAIKTLLRP
- a CDS encoding nitrobindin family protein, with protein sequence MFDPAPEHPYPDGHQPDGAPTPHALLEPVLGLLGSWHGRGRGGYPTLTGDFAYAQEVTFSHDGRPFLRYEARAWLIDADDVPLRPSARESGWWRLQPDGRVEALITQPTGIAEIMVGRAADKTVDLSTHEVALAPTAKKVDATRRRYTLTDDDTLTFDHDLEAVGEPMQHHLSALLRRRADDGSGRRFTGR
- a CDS encoding helix-turn-helix transcriptional regulator, whose translation is MDNRSEVREFLTSRRAKITPQQAGLPAYSGNRRVKGLRREEVALLAGVSAEYYARLERGNLSGVSETVIDSLARALQLDEAERAHLDDLARTANTTRRPARRRAPQPIRASLQHLLDAMTEAPAFIRNGRLDILATNRLGRALYDPVFADPARPVNLARYEFLNPGAADFLPQLERQAAGAVALLRTEAGRDPYNRDLTDLIGELSTRSEKFRTLWAAHDVRLHQTGIKHFHHPAVGELSLPFEAMPIPTDPGLTLTALSAEPGTPAHDSLQLLASWAATLDQDGQPNHA
- a CDS encoding SDR family NAD(P)-dependent oxidoreductase, with the translated sequence MTSIAIIGAGPGLGAAVARRFGREGFDVALIARDHERTNALAAELGREGVTARGFAADVRDPKALAAALDAANATLGPVEVLQYSPIPQRDFMLPVLETTHADLTGPVEFSVYGPVVAVQQVLPGMRALGRGTVLFVNGGTAAVPHPDRAGTSIAFAAESAYGHLLHDALGGEGIHVAQLIVPGAIVAGHHRKDPAVLADTLWGIHQERHGFRHFADDLDS
- a CDS encoding (R)-mandelonitrile lyase; this translates as MEILKRPATMKLPAQMFTGDAWADVIHRGEEPSRARANMVRFAPGARTAWHSHGLGQTLHVVSGVALVGTRDGVIIEAHPGDTIGCPPGEEHWHGATPDQFMEHIALWEGDEVDWLEHVTDAEYGGRRTSTRTSY
- a CDS encoding OsmC family protein translates to MTDKSLRSVTIERAGPGRFTVTNARGGTLSFGTGEGADFTPVELFLAAIGGCTAVDVEVATSRHEEPTTFSVAVTGNKVEDESGNRMSNLEVTFSVAFPDGPSGERARTILPRAVKTSHDRLCTVSRTVEAGTPVSATVSDRADGA
- a CDS encoding carboxymuconolactone decarboxylase family protein codes for the protein MTEKTQPGPRELFGDIAPALAGYSEDVLFGQAWKSPELSPRDRSLVTVAGLITSGSSEQLTFHIPLARQNGVTEAELIETITHMAFYAGWPKAMSALTVAREVFRTA